aaaacttttaaaattttaattaaaaacttgaaacGTAATTAACCGGACAAAATGCCTCAAATAATAtcgtcaatattttaataattattagctgtaacgaatgtaaaaaaaatgtaattacttTAACGTGTGGTTTTGTTTACTCTTGGCAAAGCGTGAAACAAAGATAGCGGCAGTCCAATTAAAATGGTAAAAccttttatcaatttatcaataataattaaatgaaaccAAGTTTAATTGCGACTGTCGCTGAAGTTATACTTTATGGTGATGAAAAGCTAATGCAAATAAcgtaaatcaattaattacctatttaaaattttatactgttTACATGTTTACGTTCGAATAAAAGATTTcgtaattggaaattttattcgtttcaattatttaattgtaattgacCTAAATTGCAGTAGTTTCGGTTATCAGAGTGTCCTTTTTATGAGTATTTGACAATTTATCATTCCATATTAACtgaagtaatttaaaatgagtttatgagtaaaaaatttcaagtgacCCAAAAGCGCACTCAATACATTTTAAAtgcacaaaataaaaataaaaatttttatcaatcttGTCATTGCTCTTACCCATTATATAATTCgatgtacaaaaaataatatgtacttgaagatcggaacgtttttcgcgcaacgaaaATGAAAGGAATTTGTGTAATTTAACTGCTTAAAGGTGACTTAAGAGTGATTGAGGGTGCCTGCAATTTTCAGTTGACATACTAGAACTTATGCGaaacatttcagaaatttAGAGACAAATAATAGACTATTTATCTCAAGTCTATAATTTTGCCTATAATATCACAAATATCACATGTAAGGACAACTATTATTAGACATTTTACAGCAGAAGCTCACGACCGTCGGCTATTATCATATTTTCAAGCTTTTATACTATCAAAATACAATAACGAACATACCGACGGAATGTTATTCAGAACATTTTCACACGAGTAAATTTTCTGACCTCGCTGACTGGTTAGACTTgttaaatttagataattacTTCAAGCAATCAACTCAGGCAAAGTAACTATTTCGATTAGATAAAATAGCGAACGCGTGTATCTAAATTTATACTTCAACTGAAGTGTAGCTTCAAGATAAATATCGTTATCTTGACACACTATTAGCTGAGAAGACCCTTAGTCTTATGAATAGCCGGAGGCTTCGACCCCCCCCCCTCACTGTCTCCTATCATTCACTACTATTACTATCTCTAGTATGCTATGTACTTCAACACCCTTGAGGGATTACCAAGCGGACAGCATAATGCATCTCTCGCACCTTTTCACTTTCCTTCCATGCAGCCCTCGTACCCCTTACCAAGTTCACCAACTATGAATATTTGAACCTCGGTGAATTTTGTATTTCGTAGCTGACAGTTTTCGCTTCTCTACTacatcgaaatttatttttttgtgaatataagaaaaaaaactcaagCGAGAATGAATGTATaatacagtaaataaaaaaataatgataatgataatgataatggtaGTGAATGAAAAGACTCGAGTATCCTCTTACTCTGGCATTTCATGCAAAATCCATTAATCTGTACGTcaagaaaataagaaaaatctgGAGAATTGCACTGAAGCTTTAGAAAATGAGCTACTGACGTGATTAAAAACTTCCGCTTTTCAATTCCTGCCTATCTTGTTCTACGTTCTTCAAAACTATGGGATTTAATTTTGAGATTGTTTTATAGAcccataatatataaattttcaaatacaaaattcatgtcgatttaattttaaggatatgatagaaaaaaataaaatattactgtgAGTTAGTTACTTACATTAGGAGATCAGGATCACAGGATCACAGGATATCACCAGGATTTATGGGATTTTATGAGATGAAATTTAACTACTACTTCGTTTCGAACCatattttaattcttcttctcttcttttttttattaataatttataactttaaatcttcttaaaaaaaaatttctttttgcaatattaaattatttcttggcAGCCTggatgttttataatttataattttattatacattctttgttttttattgtaaaacctgcataatatttttagtcgCCAGTCATCATTTCCATAAATTctgaaacaagaaaaaaaaaatttttttactatagtaatttgcataatattatttttattattaccattttaTAACAACGAGAAAATGCTAGGTAGTATAATAATTGAGGAACGAGTATAATTGGGAAGGAAAttgtacattttaaaatttaattgtctactgAGATTACGAATGTACTTAACGTTAAATTCATAGTCAGCTAAGTTAAGTgactttttaaattgtttgttattaaatttatgtttgtattttaataacttgacgcattttgatatttcattgatttatttatttacaaaaaaaaagttatgaaactTACAATTATATCCatatttataacatatatgtatactgtAGAAGTgtcatgatttaaaatttgtattaatataataggccactgatgcaaaaaaaaaagttacatacGAGCTTTGAACTTTTAGTGCAATTAAAATCTTAACCTACTCATTATGCCAAGAGGAAACTCGTGGTTGTTGTAGTAGAGGTTTGTTTGCcacaagaaatttaattttacattattttcatGATGTGGATACGTATAACATTAAGAAACATATTTTAGACGCGTCACAAagagaataataatatataaattaccatattattaaatatttatcgtgatctaaaatatatttgaaatacacTGGGAGTAAAAGCGGAGTTTGTTTTTCCAGGGGAAtaattttggagtaaatttgattttatttgaattcgcATTAATCCGgagagtgaatttcactctgaggggattaaataaatttacagtcATCCACTGCACATTCACTCTGGATTTAATGCACGTTCactccgtaaattttttatagtgtattaagaataaaatggCACAGTAAAGCTCCGATACACGATTGGGGAGTAATCGAGATAAAAGGACCCGTGAGACACAATGAAGCTGTTATAAAGACAAGGGTCAATATTGCTGGTTTATTTGTCcgttgtttaattatttaacaatagaGATCCGTTGAAAGAAGATCGCTTACCATCAAAGTCAACGGTGCCCGAACCATCGGTATCTATTTCACCGATCATTCCATCCATTTGATCCGGAGTAATTTGATCGTCCAAAGCAGCCAGAATTTCACGCAATGAACTCGTCGGTATATATCCATTTCCCTCTTTGTCGTAAAGACGGAAAGCTTCTTTTAGTTCTTTTTGTAGTGCTTCGTCGTCATCTTCATCTTGAAAATGAGTCGCCACACGGTAAAATGAGTCAAAGCTCAGTACTCCACTAcctgtaaattataaaaataatccaacaTTAGTGGTTAGTCgttttaaagatttaaattattcgtaatgataatgatatttCGAATTTTTAGTTACATAATCTATGTCTTTAAAACCAAATAgaggttaataaataaaaaaatttaattaactattggTAAATCAATAGTTTgtaattatgaattttgatGCAAGCAATTATTGGTTATACATTTATTTGCACGAAATTTCCGTTATGTAAAATTACTCAGGCTATTTATCAATGTTAGCGTCATTGAAGTCTGATATCTATTCACAAACCGTCTGATGAAGGGAAGTCAATGAGTaggtgagtgagtgagtgagtgagtgagtgagctAGGACAAGGTAGAAAGATAGTTAGGTCGATATGTATGTAGAGTACGAAGTTGGATGCTGTATAGGGATTAAATCTAAATCAACTTCTACAACGGCATTGATTAAATGTTGATAACAGCTTCGTGccttgaataataataatatacacgTCAAAGTGAGTCTCGTGCGTCTAGTCAGTAGTTGATAAAGGACCACCCGGATAGCACGCACACATGGTGGTATCACGTACACCCTACACTCTATTCAACTATATAGTAGAGTTAGGTGACCATTGTCACTATTTCCTCTATAACCTGAGAGACTGCGACTAATTTAGATGCTAGTGGTGTTGGTGCTAGTGCTACTATTggctaatatatatatatatatatatacctgcAGGGTTCCGCCATTACACGAGAGTTAAGCGGCAACATTGCCTGCTCATTCTGGTGTAGAATGTACGACACCGTGTGGCTAACAAGAATCTCGAGCGCGTTTGCTTTACTTGCTAACTCTCACCTCTATTTTCTCTCGCATCTATTAAACTTTATCGCTTACTCTGTCGCACTCTTACAATCCCACTTTGTGTTAGACAACACCATCATTTGTATACAAACTCACACCAACTCACCCACTCACCGATACTCTCGTTACGGTACGTCGCAGATTCATTCGAGCACGTCTCCCAATTTGCCAAAACTACAGGGTATCACCCCCTTCCCCGACTCTCGACCTTCGACCCTCTATTCCGATCCCACCTCACCAAAATATATCTCTTTCACTCTAGCTCTACTCGTCTCTTTGGCCCTTATCGTGTATGCACGTACTGATTCCCCACGCGAGGATttccaatgaaaattttgtggtGTCCAAATACACCCTAAAGGCTTAACTTTGTGGCTTTTTAATCCGAACGTATCAAAtggaaataaaacaatttcatCAGTTAGCcaaaatagaaataaacaaaatttatgatagTAACCTTcaagtttttcatttattttttttattttttcactgattGTTCCTGGAACATATATTAGAgacaatttaaattgcaaCGGGATATAACTGTccattaaaacaaaataatgagAGAtctttgttaaataaatagacgATTGTGATATCTCTTTTtacatcattaaaaattttattcaatagaaatGTATGCAgtggaaatttaatattggAAGCATCATTATTCCAACCTTTTAGactatttgaaaatataatgaaagcttaaagagaaaaaaaaaaaatttcatacataaAGAGTAAACTAATGAGTTTGAATACATGATACATGAGAGAGAATATCGATGCATTATATACCAAGGTCATCATACAATCTAGGTTGAAATTTTACTCAGGATATAAAGTTTATCTCATTTACACACGTGGGTATTAGTATAGCTTAGCTGCATCGCGTATTTGCGATCTGCGCATAATCTTTAGAGCTTTATAGGTTTGTTGAGCAAACGTTTTCGAACTGTGTCTATGTGCGTGggcgtataaatatatagacttGGGAACATATAGTAGATGGTAGCACAGCTGGTTGTTGAGATACAAAATCTATTACCATATACAGCT
The sequence above is drawn from the Microplitis demolitor isolate Queensland-Clemson2020A chromosome 3, iyMicDemo2.1a, whole genome shotgun sequence genome and encodes:
- the LOC103572979 gene encoding troponin C, with the translated sequence MSRKMDDEHVQMLRRVFSMFDSTKSGKIDKEKVRSILMTVGHIFDDQELEILLEKEDVDGSGVLSFDSFYRVATHFQDEDDDEALQKELKEAFRLYDKEGNGYIPTSSLREILAALDDQITPDQMDGMIGEIDTDGSGTVDFDEFMEMMTGD